One region of Aurantimonas sp. HBX-1 genomic DNA includes:
- a CDS encoding glutathione S-transferase family protein: MRLYKNPTSPFARIAHAALIEAGVADLDVRVVDQWADPAELLAVNTAGRVPCLLLDDGTAIAECLLIAAYAEQLRAARGGAAGWDPACLSLTGTALGVCDAAVQTMVGRRILSGGFQDTGFDGAELGRKRRRAMIEGLQVVEAALAGRDASDLDLGLITAIVALDYVDMRFSAAGWLPPTPRLRALRSCFADRPSLAATRPPN, encoded by the coding sequence ATGCGTCTCTACAAGAACCCCACCTCGCCCTTCGCCCGCATCGCGCATGCCGCGCTGATCGAGGCGGGTGTCGCCGATCTCGACGTGCGGGTCGTCGACCAGTGGGCCGACCCCGCCGAGCTGCTGGCGGTGAACACCGCCGGCCGTGTGCCCTGCCTGCTGCTGGACGACGGCACCGCCATCGCCGAATGCCTGCTGATCGCCGCCTATGCCGAACAGCTGCGCGCCGCCCGCGGCGGGGCCGCCGGCTGGGATCCTGCCTGCCTGTCGCTCACCGGCACCGCCCTCGGCGTCTGCGACGCCGCGGTGCAGACGATGGTCGGCCGGCGCATCCTCAGCGGCGGCTTCCAGGACACCGGCTTCGACGGCGCGGAACTCGGCCGCAAGCGCCGGCGCGCGATGATCGAGGGTCTGCAGGTCGTCGAGGCGGCGCTCGCCGGCCGCGACGCCTCGGACCTCGATCTCGGGCTCATCACCGCGATCGTCGCGCTGGACTATGTCGACATGCGCTTTTCCGCCGCCGGCTGGCTGCCGCCGACGCCGCGGCTCCGGGCGCTGCGCAGCTGCTTCGCCGATCGCCCCTCGCTCGCCGCGACGCGGCCCCCAAACTGA